The Stenotrophomonas sp. ZAC14D1_NAIMI4_1 DNA segment CGCGCCGCCCGCCTGGCTGCGCTGGGGGGCGCCTTTGGCGGCCTGTTCGTGCCCGGCGCGCCACTGGCCGCCGCCTGGTGGTTCTTCGATCTGCCCGGTGGCCTGTGGGGTGCATCGGTCGGCCTGCTGGCCGGCCTTGCGTTCGGCGCCTGGCTCGGCCACCGGCGAATGACCCGCACACGCTGGCGGCTGGATGCCCAGGGCCTGGGCCTGCGCCGCGACCTGATGTGGCAGCTGGAAACCCGCATTCCCATTTCCCGCGTGCAGCACCTGGACCTGCGCCGTGGGCCACTGGAACGCCGCGCCGGGCTGGCCACGCTGATCGTGCACACGGCCGGTACGCGCCTGAGCGCGGTGACCGTCAGCGGCCTGGACGAGGCCGATGCCGAGCGCCTGCGCGACACCCTCGCGCACCAGCTCGACCAGGACGCCGACGCGCTGTGAGCCTGCCGCCGTCCATGCCGCCGTCCCTGCCGCCTGCGCTGCCCGGCGATGGCCAGGAGCATCGCCTGCACCCCTGGTCGTGGCTGTTCGTGCTGCTGATGCAGCTGCGCCACTACCTGCTGCCGCTGGTGGCGCTGCTGGTGTTCGGCCAGCGCGGCGACCGCGACCCGATGTGGGCACAGCTGGTTCCGCTGTCAGCCATTGCCGTGCTGGTACTGGTCTCGGTGCTGCAGTACCTCAGCTACCGCTACCGCATCGGCAGTGATGCGATCACCGTGCGCAGCGGCCTGCTGTCGCGCAACCGCCGCGAGATTCCCTTTGCCCGCATCCACAACGTGGAGGTGCGGCAGAACCCGCTGCACCGCCTGTTCGGGGTGGCGGAGCTGCGTCTGGAATCGGCCGGTGGCGTGCGCCCGGAAGCGGAGATGCGCGTACTGAAGCTGGACCAGGCGCTGGCGCTGGAACGGCTGGTGCGCCAGCGCGGGCAGGCGCCGCAGGCCGTGCCCGGCGATGCAGCACAGGACAGCGCCCGCGACGAGG contains these protein-coding regions:
- a CDS encoding PH domain-containing protein, coding for MDHLDHWQPLPLRAARLAALGGAFGGLFVPGAPLAAAWWFFDLPGGLWGASVGLLAGLAFGAWLGHRRMTRTRWRLDAQGLGLRRDLMWQLETRIPISRVQHLDLRRGPLERRAGLATLIVHTAGTRLSAVTVSGLDEADAERLRDTLAHQLDQDADAL